From one Streptomyces mobaraensis genomic stretch:
- a CDS encoding alpha/beta fold hydrolase, with the protein MTAGARPRPRSFGGGGGIRLAADVWGEASPPPLVLLHGGGQTRHAWHRAGPRLAALGWRVVAPDLRGHGASGWSPDGDYDLDLFAEDVRALVTALGDRPVLVGASLGGLSSLLAAGEAPRADVRALVLVDVAHRPDPLGARRIAAFMRGRPDGFAGLGEAAAAVSAHLPHRPRPDDPEGLRKNLRRHGDRWVWHWDPRIPESFEGHMDPPGMADRLLAAARRSGVPILLVRGGLSDVVRADIAEQFCDAVPRARRVDVAGAGHMVAGDRNEHFVDAIVPFLAEVAEGGA; encoded by the coding sequence ATGACGGCCGGTGCCCGGCCGCGCCCCCGGAGTTTCGGGGGCGGCGGCGGGATCCGGCTCGCCGCGGACGTGTGGGGCGAGGCGTCCCCGCCGCCTCTCGTCCTGCTCCACGGCGGCGGCCAGACGCGGCACGCCTGGCACCGGGCCGGCCCCCGGCTGGCCGCGCTGGGGTGGCGGGTCGTCGCCCCGGACCTGCGCGGGCATGGCGCCAGCGGATGGTCGCCCGACGGCGACTACGACCTCGACCTGTTCGCCGAGGACGTCCGGGCGCTCGTCACCGCACTCGGCGACCGGCCGGTGCTCGTCGGGGCCTCGCTCGGCGGGCTGAGTTCGCTGCTCGCCGCCGGGGAGGCGCCCCGGGCGGACGTACGCGCTCTGGTGCTCGTCGACGTCGCCCACCGGCCCGACCCGCTGGGCGCGCGCCGGATCGCCGCGTTCATGCGCGGCCGGCCGGACGGCTTCGCCGGCCTCGGGGAAGCGGCCGCGGCGGTCTCCGCCCATCTGCCGCACCGCCCGCGCCCCGACGACCCCGAGGGGTTGCGGAAGAACCTGCGGCGCCACGGTGACCGCTGGGTCTGGCACTGGGACCCCCGGATTCCGGAGAGCTTCGAGGGCCACATGGACCCGCCCGGCATGGCGGACCGCCTCCTCGCGGCCGCGCGCCGGTCCGGCGTACCGATCCTGCTCGTCCGCGGCGGGCTGAGCGACGTGGTGCGCGCGGACATCGCCGAGCAGTTCTGCGACGCGGTTCCCCGGGCCCGGCGCGTCGATGTCGCCGGCGCGGGGCATATGGTGGCCGGCGACCGCAACGAGCACTTCGTCGACGCGATCGTCCCGTTCCTGGCAGAGGTGGCGGAAGGGGGCGCGTGA
- a CDS encoding TetR/AcrR family transcriptional regulator, with amino-acid sequence MQPVEKGLVEKGLRERQKAQRRARILDATRELLRENPESVISAERIARRAGVAPATVYNLVGPRDKIWEALADGFMDRLERRLAASTRGAAGGAVDPRQVVEATVRLFVGDPVVSRRMVREWEASGLVFRRGPLIRLRQAMADARDRGLLRADVDTDALAAAVATSSVGALHQWVAGLIDDDRFFARAVFALDVALAAAAAAPHRDRFLEPLRVGGTA; translated from the coding sequence GTGCAACCGGTCGAAAAGGGGCTGGTCGAAAAGGGGCTACGAGAGCGGCAGAAGGCCCAGCGGCGGGCCCGGATCCTCGACGCCACGCGTGAACTCCTGCGGGAGAACCCGGAGTCGGTGATCAGCGCCGAGCGGATCGCCCGGCGCGCGGGGGTCGCCCCGGCCACCGTCTACAACCTGGTCGGACCGCGCGACAAGATCTGGGAGGCGCTCGCCGACGGCTTCATGGACCGGCTCGAGCGCCGCCTGGCGGCGTCAACGCGGGGAGCCGCCGGCGGAGCCGTCGACCCGCGGCAGGTCGTGGAGGCGACCGTCCGGCTGTTCGTGGGCGACCCGGTCGTCTCGCGCCGCATGGTGCGCGAGTGGGAGGCGAGCGGCCTCGTCTTCCGTCGCGGCCCGCTCATCCGGCTCCGGCAGGCGATGGCGGACGCGCGGGACCGGGGTCTCCTGCGCGCCGACGTCGACACGGACGCGCTGGCCGCCGCCGTCGCCACCTCGTCCGTCGGCGCTCTGCACCAGTGGGTCGCCGGCCTGATCGACGACGACCGGTTCTTCGCGCGTGCCGTGTTCGCGCTGGACGTCGCGCTCGCCGCGGCGGCCGCGGCACCCCACCGCGACCGGTTCCTGGAACCGCTGCGCGTCGGGGGCACGGCATGA
- a CDS encoding peptidase inhibitor family I36 protein: MKRLSALLAAVLISAGAALTTSADAQAAVSCRRGYFCVWTDANFTGMKIEHSGDDRWWEGDMNNHDSSWANHGVSGPGVKDHVKIYDGRELTGGVTLCLAPGQEVAYNGHANDRGGSHTWTMTC, translated from the coding sequence ATGAAGCGCCTGTCCGCCCTCCTCGCCGCCGTCCTGATCTCGGCCGGCGCCGCCCTGACCACGTCGGCCGACGCCCAGGCGGCGGTGTCGTGCCGCCGCGGCTACTTCTGCGTCTGGACGGACGCGAACTTCACCGGCATGAAGATCGAGCACAGCGGCGACGACCGCTGGTGGGAGGGCGACATGAACAACCACGACTCCTCCTGGGCGAACCACGGCGTCTCCGGGCCCGGCGTCAAGGACCACGTCAAGATCTACGACGGGCGCGAGCTGACGGGAGGCGTCACCCTGTGCCTGGCCCCCGGTCAGGAAGTCGCCTACAACGGTCACGCGAACGACAGGGGCGGTTCCCACACCTGGACCATGACGTGCTGA
- a CDS encoding DUF6234 family protein produces the protein MSGTTKHTATGDAGRARPSIGQEIGLSLALLLLDLMVMAWFFYGYGITAWADGYDTPNAPEAPGVARQAMWVLAGGAVVTGGGLLALRRPVAGAFQLLVLGTGAAFFADLASR, from the coding sequence ATGAGCGGAACGACGAAGCACACGGCGACGGGAGACGCGGGGCGCGCCAGACCGTCGATAGGGCAGGAGATCGGGCTCAGCCTGGCGTTGCTGCTCCTGGACCTGATGGTGATGGCCTGGTTCTTCTACGGCTACGGGATCACCGCGTGGGCGGACGGTTACGACACTCCCAACGCGCCGGAGGCGCCGGGGGTCGCACGCCAGGCGATGTGGGTCCTGGCCGGTGGTGCGGTGGTCACGGGCGGCGGCCTCCTCGCGCTCCGGCGTCCCGTCGCCGGCGCGTTCCAGCTCCTCGTCCTGGGCACCGGGGCCGCGTTCTTCGCCGACCTCGCGTCGCGCTGA
- a CDS encoding RICIN domain-containing protein yields MLQNSKTGLCLTGGGTGSDRVIAKACDSENPRQLWEQHYLTADVSALINHQNKRALDSNMKGNVYTSDFSDSNSYMKWYIPFASN; encoded by the coding sequence ATGCTGCAGAACAGCAAGACCGGCCTCTGCCTCACGGGCGGGGGAACCGGAAGTGACCGCGTCATCGCCAAAGCCTGCGACTCCGAAAACCCCCGGCAGTTGTGGGAGCAGCACTACCTGACGGCCGACGTCTCCGCGCTGATCAACCACCAGAACAAGCGGGCGCTGGACTCCAACATGAAGGGCAACGTGTACACCAGCGACTTCTCGGACTCCAACTCCTACATGAAGTGGTACATACCGTTCGCCTCGAACTGA
- a CDS encoding tetratricopeptide repeat protein, whose amino-acid sequence MPGSEQQARRNRLDYLAWAYSTCLHDHTTALSTARTALAPAREIDDQLQAGWALNYAAVALNRLGRTDEGIAHLHQGADCLSRQTGAQSRLAEPSALNSLGRLLRRTGRPDEALTVHRRSEALFRAGIPGKAGADDGHGHGDTDHHTGERRIGRLVGPDECTAGNICFWSERGFRGQKTVYKSALVECTRIVKPSAGDPARLMTARSVKNRTDRTVVIGYNDSLCLIPSSITLSQTPLHLAPLSDNADLGPGIRYIRST is encoded by the coding sequence TTGCCCGGCTCTGAACAGCAGGCGCGACGAAACCGCCTCGACTACCTCGCCTGGGCCTACAGCACCTGCCTCCACGACCACACCACCGCACTGAGCACCGCGCGGACGGCCCTGGCCCCCGCCCGTGAGATCGACGACCAGCTCCAGGCCGGCTGGGCCCTCAACTACGCGGCCGTGGCCCTCAACAGGCTTGGACGGACCGACGAAGGCATCGCCCACCTCCACCAAGGCGCCGACTGCCTCAGCCGGCAGACCGGCGCGCAGAGCCGCCTCGCCGAACCTTCCGCTCTCAACTCCCTCGGCCGGCTCCTGCGCCGGACCGGCCGCCCGGACGAGGCACTGACCGTCCACCGGCGCAGCGAGGCCCTGTTCCGCGCCGGCATCCCGGGCAAGGCCGGTGCCGACGACGGGCACGGCCACGGCGACACCGACCACCACACCGGTGAACGCCGGATCGGACGCCTGGTCGGGCCCGACGAATGCACCGCGGGCAACATCTGCTTCTGGTCCGAACGCGGCTTCCGCGGCCAGAAGACCGTCTACAAGTCGGCCCTCGTGGAATGCACCCGCATCGTCAAGCCCTCCGCCGGCGATCCCGCACGCTTGATGACCGCCCGCTCGGTGAAGAACCGCACCGACCGCACCGTCGTCATCGGCTACAACGACTCGCTCTGCCTGATCCCCAGCAGCATCACCCTTTCCCAGACCCCCCTTCACCTCGCCCCGCTGTCGGACAACGCCGATCTCGGTCCGGGTATCCGTTACATCCGTTCCACCTGA
- a CDS encoding toxin Doc: MPPELSIDVAWLLEQQAAFLPKALEVTGFSGLVAAVARHKVNAPKPEYLPDASRRAAALFHEIVSVRPLLARNPTFAALGAISSMQASGEGLAEPYGGFIDLAHAVRAGQADVFTCAEPIRHWRV, encoded by the coding sequence ATGCCGCCCGAGCTCTCTATCGATGTGGCATGGCTTCTTGAGCAGCAGGCCGCGTTCCTTCCCAAGGCCCTTGAGGTGACCGGCTTTTCGGGGCTGGTCGCCGCGGTGGCCCGCCACAAGGTCAACGCTCCCAAGCCCGAGTACCTGCCCGACGCCTCGCGGCGTGCGGCCGCGCTGTTCCATGAGATCGTCAGCGTCCGCCCGCTGCTCGCGCGCAACCCCACCTTCGCCGCCCTCGGGGCGATCTCCTCCATGCAGGCCTCCGGCGAGGGACTCGCCGAACCCTACGGCGGCTTCATCGACCTCGCGCACGCCGTACGGGCCGGCCAAGCGGATGTGTTCACCTGCGCTGAACCGATCCGCCACTGGCGCGTCTGA
- a CDS encoding histidine phosphatase family protein has protein sequence MPGMAARYLYLTRHAEASSDESQLTDVGRRQAALLGERLREVPLSAIHHGPLARAEQTARLVGERLDGIPHRRSEAAGDYVPYLPTHEELPPEAADAWLQFLDRFTAEEREQGPELAAAALAEFTGPVVGDEPRHELVVTHNFLVGWLVRAALDAPKWRWLGINHANAALTVIRYTPDRPPAVLLFNDTGHLPAGLRWTGFPPELHV, from the coding sequence ATGCCCGGTATGGCTGCTCGCTACCTCTACCTCACTCGCCACGCCGAGGCATCGTCGGACGAAAGTCAACTGACCGACGTGGGCCGCCGCCAGGCCGCCTTGCTGGGAGAGCGGCTCCGTGAGGTTCCGCTGTCGGCGATCCACCACGGTCCTCTGGCCCGCGCCGAACAGACCGCCCGACTGGTCGGCGAACGGCTCGACGGCATTCCCCACCGTCGCTCCGAAGCGGCCGGCGACTACGTCCCCTACCTGCCTACTCACGAAGAGCTGCCGCCGGAGGCAGCCGACGCCTGGCTCCAGTTCCTGGACCGGTTCACGGCTGAGGAACGCGAGCAGGGCCCCGAGCTCGCGGCGGCGGCACTCGCGGAATTCACCGGACCTGTCGTCGGCGACGAACCGCGCCACGAGCTGGTGGTCACCCACAACTTCCTTGTCGGCTGGCTCGTTCGGGCCGCGCTCGACGCGCCGAAGTGGCGATGGCTGGGCATCAATCATGCCAACGCGGCTCTGACCGTCATCCGCTACACACCCGACCGCCCCCCAGCGGTTCTCCTCTTCAACGACACCGGCCACCTCCCCGCCGGGCTCCGCTGGACCGGCTTCCCGCCGGAGCTCCACGTCTGA
- a CDS encoding MFS transporter — protein MRARGRTPTAGGRFQEQWGGLVRTAIESSKLLAPLIGAGLFAVLGGPAVALLDVLSFLLGAAAFSLLRVREPNPAHRPRRNWTAETAAGVRYLWGHPTLRSLVLAAGCAMAASSLSGTATYALLGTGLHQPAAFAGVLNSVQGIGSVAGGLAAGALLRRVPPHVLSATGAVLFAVGALARLTTLVPAVLGGSLLIGLGLPWPLIGALTTARKETPDELLGRVAATANTLVFAPTGLALLAGTAMVATVDYRVQLVVAGALAPSTALLLAISGRIPRGRDPAESSMDHRRHETDGVHR, from the coding sequence TTGCGGGCTCGTGGAAGGACGCCGACCGCCGGGGGCCGGTTCCAGGAACAGTGGGGCGGCCTGGTCCGCACGGCGATCGAGAGCAGCAAACTCCTCGCCCCCCTGATCGGCGCGGGCCTTTTCGCCGTGCTCGGCGGACCCGCCGTCGCTCTGCTGGACGTACTGTCCTTCCTCCTGGGCGCCGCCGCCTTCAGCCTCCTCCGCGTGCGCGAACCCAACCCCGCCCACCGGCCACGTCGGAACTGGACCGCGGAGACCGCGGCAGGGGTCCGCTACCTGTGGGGGCATCCGACGCTGCGCTCCCTGGTTCTCGCGGCCGGCTGCGCGATGGCGGCATCGAGCCTCAGCGGCACGGCCACCTACGCCCTCCTCGGCACCGGACTGCATCAGCCCGCGGCATTCGCCGGCGTCCTCAACTCCGTCCAAGGGATCGGGTCGGTCGCCGGCGGCCTGGCAGCCGGCGCGCTCCTGCGCCGCGTTCCGCCACACGTCCTGTCGGCCACCGGGGCCGTCCTCTTCGCCGTCGGCGCCCTGGCCCGGCTCACCACGCTCGTCCCCGCCGTACTGGGCGGCAGCCTGCTCATCGGCCTCGGACTGCCCTGGCCCCTCATCGGCGCACTGACCACAGCGCGGAAGGAAACGCCGGACGAACTCCTCGGCCGGGTGGCGGCCACGGCGAACACGCTGGTCTTCGCCCCGACCGGTCTCGCCCTCCTCGCGGGCACGGCCATGGTCGCGACCGTCGACTACCGGGTACAACTCGTCGTGGCAGGTGCGCTTGCCCCGTCGACAGCCCTGCTGTTGGCGATCAGCGGCCGTATCCCACGCGGGCGCGATCCGGCCGAGTCGAGCATGGATCACCGCCGGCACGAAACCGATGGCGTGCACAGGTGA
- a CDS encoding CatB-related O-acetyltransferase — protein MTASIPNPEALHPLPEHDRVVLLRPLVTDARIEVGEYTYYDDPDGATEFERRNVLYGYGPERLVIGKYCAIAAGTRFLMAGAAHPTMGVSTFPFTMFGGTWTERTLDLVTGTPSRGDTVIGNDVRIGYQALIMPGVRIGDGAIVAAGAVVTADVEPYTVVGGNPARTIRRRYEDADIERLLTAAWWDWPVELVTEHLRTIMAGTPTEIERIARQAAM, from the coding sequence ATGACCGCGTCGATCCCGAACCCCGAGGCCCTGCACCCCCTGCCCGAGCACGACCGGGTGGTCCTGCTCCGCCCGCTGGTCACCGACGCGCGGATCGAGGTCGGCGAGTACACCTACTACGACGACCCCGACGGCGCGACGGAGTTCGAACGCCGCAACGTGCTCTACGGCTACGGGCCCGAGCGGCTGGTGATCGGCAAGTACTGCGCGATCGCCGCCGGCACCCGCTTCCTGATGGCGGGCGCCGCCCACCCCACCATGGGGGTCTCCACCTTCCCCTTCACCATGTTCGGCGGCACCTGGACGGAACGGACCCTCGACCTGGTCACCGGCACACCCAGCCGGGGCGACACCGTGATCGGCAACGACGTCCGGATCGGCTACCAGGCGCTGATCATGCCGGGCGTACGGATCGGGGACGGCGCGATCGTCGCGGCGGGCGCCGTGGTCACCGCCGACGTGGAGCCGTACACCGTGGTCGGCGGCAACCCCGCCCGCACGATCCGGCGCCGCTACGAGGACGCCGACATCGAGCGGCTGCTCACAGCGGCGTGGTGGGACTGGCCGGTGGAACTGGTCACCGAACACCTCCGCACCATCATGGCGGGCACGCCCACCGAGATCGAGCGGATCGCGCGGCAGGCCGCCATGTGA
- a CDS encoding TetR family transcriptional regulator — protein sequence MTLPEKSQTTTAKKATTAKKATTAKKATTAKKATTAKKATTAKKATTAGTRPGGRSARVRAAVVAATLAELAEKGYDHLAVEAIRHRADVHKTTVYRRWGGVDGLIADALALSADQPWPIPDTGNVDEDVHLMAHEVYATFTDPDLRTTPTALIAAALRSDLGAAALGAFFTARHRRPPKS from the coding sequence TTGACTTTGCCTGAGAAGTCGCAGACCACGACGGCCAAGAAGGCCACGACGGCCAAGAAGGCCACGACGGCCAAGAAGGCCACGACGGCCAAGAAGGCCACGACGGCCAAGAAGGCCACGACGGCCAAGAAGGCCACGACGGCGGGCACCAGGCCCGGTGGGCGAAGTGCCCGGGTCCGCGCGGCCGTCGTCGCCGCGACCCTCGCCGAGCTCGCCGAGAAGGGGTACGACCACCTCGCGGTCGAGGCGATCCGCCACCGCGCCGACGTCCACAAAACCACCGTCTACCGGCGCTGGGGCGGCGTCGACGGCCTGATCGCCGACGCGCTCGCGCTCTCCGCCGACCAACCCTGGCCGATCCCCGACACCGGGAACGTGGACGAGGACGTCCACCTGATGGCCCACGAGGTCTACGCCACCTTCACCGACCCCGACCTGCGCACCACCCCGACCGCCCTGATCGCCGCGGCCCTCCGCTCCGACCTCGGCGCGGCGGCACTCGGCGCCTTCTTCACCGCCCGCCACCGCAGGCCGCCGAAGTCGTGA
- a CDS encoding TetR-like C-terminal domain-containing protein: protein MTRAVERGQLLAGVDPVELIRAATAPLYHRLFITGEPLDEQAAHRAAAAALLAARAGLFSTAEL from the coding sequence GTGACCCGCGCCGTGGAACGGGGTCAACTCCTCGCCGGTGTCGACCCGGTGGAGCTGATCCGGGCCGCCACCGCCCCGCTCTACCACCGCCTCTTCATCACCGGCGAACCCCTCGACGAACAGGCCGCCCACCGCGCGGCCGCCGCCGCCCTGCTCGCCGCCCGCGCCGGCCTGTTCAGCACGGCAGAACTCTGA
- a CDS encoding condensation domain-containing protein: MTAGQLEIWISQILEPAGTPYNVGDYYEITGALDAALLERAARTAVDEAGSLGARFVTEPDGTPVQELRPAEWEFEVLDMTGSPGPDGRAVAWMRADLARPVDLTTGPLLGAALIKVAPDRHLWYRRVHHIVADGYGQAALARRTAALYNALLSGNAAEPHPFEPVTAAVEHDRAYAAGRTYRSDREFWAAEAAAWPATGRLHAEAPPASAALHARHHLPASAVAAAGEQSERLGIPSAHFLIAATALYLRQVTGADEVTFGCSVAGRPTRVLRGVVAPLANILPVRVAVAPDASVRDACLRADGRIRQAMRHHRYRYEEFRRALAAAAGPAVPPGVGPLVNVVNFDRDLRFGTAGGSVRTLVTGPVPDLSLFFDVGSPGEGTTVCVEANPATYAPEQADRHAADLGRLVADLAVADPGAPVPVPARRSG, translated from the coding sequence TTGACAGCCGGTCAACTGGAGATCTGGATCTCCCAGATCCTGGAACCGGCCGGCACGCCCTACAACGTGGGCGACTACTACGAGATCACCGGCGCTCTCGACGCGGCGCTGCTGGAGCGGGCGGCGCGCACCGCCGTGGACGAGGCCGGGTCGCTGGGCGCACGGTTCGTGACGGAACCCGACGGGACGCCGGTGCAGGAACTGCGGCCCGCCGAGTGGGAGTTCGAGGTCCTGGACATGACCGGGAGCCCGGGCCCGGACGGGCGGGCGGTGGCCTGGATGCGCGCCGACCTGGCCCGGCCGGTCGACCTCACCACCGGTCCGCTGCTCGGTGCCGCCCTGATCAAGGTGGCGCCCGACCGCCACCTCTGGTATCGCCGCGTCCACCACATCGTGGCGGACGGATACGGCCAGGCCGCCCTGGCCCGCAGGACGGCCGCTCTCTACAACGCGCTGCTGAGCGGGAACGCGGCGGAGCCGCACCCCTTCGAGCCCGTCACGGCCGCGGTGGAGCACGACCGGGCGTACGCGGCCGGCCGCACGTACCGTTCGGACCGGGAGTTCTGGGCGGCGGAGGCGGCGGCCTGGCCGGCCACGGGACGGCTTCACGCGGAGGCGCCGCCCGCGTCCGCGGCCCTGCACGCCCGGCATCACCTGCCGGCGTCCGCCGTCGCCGCGGCCGGGGAGCAGAGCGAGCGGCTGGGCATCCCCTCGGCGCACTTCCTGATCGCGGCCACCGCCCTGTACCTGCGGCAGGTCACCGGGGCGGACGAGGTGACCTTCGGCTGTTCCGTGGCCGGCCGCCCCACCCGCGTACTGCGCGGCGTGGTCGCGCCGCTGGCGAACATCCTGCCCGTGCGGGTGGCCGTGGCGCCGGACGCCTCGGTACGGGACGCCTGCCTGCGGGCGGACGGCCGGATCAGGCAGGCGATGCGTCACCACCGGTACCGCTACGAGGAGTTCCGGCGCGCCCTGGCCGCCGCCGCGGGCCCGGCGGTCCCACCCGGAGTCGGACCGCTCGTCAACGTCGTGAACTTCGACCGCGACCTGCGGTTCGGCACCGCCGGGGGCTCGGTGCGCACGCTGGTCACCGGGCCCGTCCCGGACCTCAGCCTGTTCTTCGACGTGGGGTCGCCGGGGGAGGGGACGACCGTGTGCGTGGAGGCCAACCCGGCCACCTACGCGCCCGAGCAGGCCGACCGCCACGCCGCGGACCTCGGCCGCCTCGTCGCGGACCTGGCCGTGGCCGACCCCGGGGCACCCGTGCCCGTTCCCGCCCGCCGGTCCGGCTGA
- a CDS encoding helix-turn-helix transcriptional regulator, translating to MDLSREALDVFAFAADRTVFGIADLAEAGLDPDDAERAVKELLGLRLLCHPQGVPDRLTVVPPTVAANRLLRPMERRIQHQQEEIERFRWMFDALLPAYEARRARNSATAPVELVTDLHVVQEIIEELTLTCREEVLTAQPGGGRCPETLGAAQERDRRMLARGVAMRTLYQHPARYHQPTIAHVQHVTSLGAEVRTQSEGFCRMLIFDQQTAVLGVPDDPRAALLVREPHLIHSMRGFFDWAWRGASPFPLAFDTASAVRISGEIQEAIVAMLAEGLEDKSIARRLGMSVRSCQRHVAEVMKALGAKSRFQAGFLIGRSRDDTADGALPGAGCRVLASAGPADARRR from the coding sequence ATGGATCTGAGCCGGGAAGCCCTGGACGTTTTCGCATTCGCGGCGGACCGGACCGTATTCGGCATCGCGGATCTCGCGGAGGCGGGCCTCGACCCCGACGACGCGGAGCGGGCCGTCAAGGAACTCCTGGGCTTACGGCTGCTGTGCCATCCCCAGGGGGTGCCGGACCGCCTCACCGTCGTGCCCCCGACGGTGGCCGCCAACCGGCTGCTGCGTCCGATGGAGCGCCGGATCCAGCACCAGCAGGAGGAGATCGAGCGGTTCCGGTGGATGTTCGACGCGTTACTCCCCGCCTACGAGGCGCGCCGCGCGCGCAACTCCGCGACCGCGCCCGTCGAACTGGTCACCGACCTGCACGTGGTCCAGGAGATCATCGAGGAGCTGACCCTCACCTGCCGCGAGGAGGTCCTCACCGCGCAGCCCGGCGGCGGGCGTTGCCCCGAGACGCTGGGGGCGGCGCAGGAGCGGGACCGCCGCATGCTCGCGCGCGGCGTCGCCATGCGCACGCTGTACCAGCACCCCGCCCGCTACCACCAGCCGACGATCGCCCATGTGCAGCACGTGACGAGCCTGGGGGCGGAGGTGCGCACCCAGTCCGAGGGCTTCTGCCGCATGCTGATCTTCGACCAGCAGACGGCGGTGCTGGGCGTACCGGACGACCCGCGGGCGGCCCTGCTCGTACGCGAGCCCCATCTCATCCACAGCATGCGGGGCTTCTTCGACTGGGCCTGGCGCGGTGCCTCGCCCTTCCCGCTCGCCTTCGACACCGCGTCGGCCGTCCGCATCTCGGGCGAGATCCAGGAAGCGATCGTCGCCATGCTGGCCGAGGGGCTGGAGGACAAGTCGATCGCGCGGCGGCTGGGCATGTCGGTCCGCAGCTGCCAGCGCCACGTCGCCGAGGTCATGAAGGCGCTCGGCGCCAAGAGCCGCTTCCAGGCCGGATTCCTCATCGGGCGGTCGCGCGACGACACCGCCGACGGGGCGCTGCCCGGGGCCGGGTGCCGCGTGCTCGCGAGCGCCGGTCCGGCGGACGCCCGGCGCCGGTGA
- a CDS encoding MFS transporter — translation MGRNRDFRRLWYAETTGKFGAAVTGVLLPLVAVSALHAGTFEVSLLTAATWVPWLVIGLPAGVWVDRLPRRAVMLTGDAVSCAVFLAVPPAHRSGALDVGGLLLAALLAGTAAVFFQTAYTAYLPGLVDAADQAEGNAKLHGSASAAQLAGTAAGGLIAQVLGVVDGMLTTAATFLVSFVCVSRIRHREPPAPVVVRTRGALFKEVGEGVRLVARDPYLRSLTCFGAASNLFLGGCQTLLVVFLVRDVGMSGTGVGVLVAIGGAGGVLGALVVRRGVARFGTARALLVFELGVPALAPLMALTTRGAGLALFVAGYACASVGVVAGNVIKAGFHQAYCPAGVLGRVSACSSFLNYGTLPLGALLAGGLGTWLGVRPTLGLMTAGIPLTALILLCSPIRTRRDLPTRGEAAGPAECSL, via the coding sequence CTGGGCCGGAACCGGGATTTCCGGCGATTGTGGTACGCCGAGACCACGGGGAAGTTCGGTGCCGCTGTCACCGGCGTGCTGCTGCCGCTCGTCGCGGTCTCCGCCCTGCACGCGGGCACCTTCGAGGTGAGCCTGCTCACCGCCGCGACCTGGGTGCCCTGGCTCGTCATCGGCCTGCCGGCCGGAGTCTGGGTGGACCGGCTGCCGCGCAGGGCGGTCATGCTGACCGGCGACGCCGTCTCCTGCGCGGTGTTCCTGGCCGTCCCGCCGGCCCACCGGTCCGGCGCGCTCGACGTGGGCGGGCTGCTGCTGGCCGCCCTGCTCGCCGGAACCGCCGCGGTCTTCTTCCAGACCGCGTACACCGCCTACCTTCCCGGCCTCGTCGACGCGGCGGACCAGGCCGAGGGCAACGCGAAGCTGCACGGCAGCGCCTCGGCGGCGCAGCTCGCCGGAACCGCCGCCGGCGGCCTGATCGCCCAGGTCCTCGGCGTGGTCGACGGCATGCTGACCACCGCGGCGACCTTCCTCGTGTCGTTCGTGTGCGTGTCCCGGATCCGGCACCGCGAGCCGCCGGCACCCGTGGTCGTACGGACGCGGGGCGCCCTCTTCAAGGAGGTCGGCGAGGGCGTGCGGCTGGTGGCGCGCGACCCCTACCTACGTAGCCTCACGTGCTTCGGAGCCGCCTCGAACCTGTTCCTGGGCGGATGCCAGACGCTGCTCGTGGTCTTCCTGGTACGCGACGTCGGCATGAGCGGGACGGGGGTGGGGGTACTGGTGGCGATCGGCGGGGCGGGCGGTGTCCTGGGAGCGCTGGTGGTGCGCCGGGGAGTGGCCCGCTTCGGTACCGCACGGGCACTGCTGGTGTTCGAGCTCGGCGTACCGGCGCTCGCCCCGCTCATGGCGCTCACCACCCGGGGCGCCGGGCTGGCCCTCTTCGTCGCGGGCTACGCGTGCGCCTCGGTCGGCGTCGTGGCCGGCAACGTCATCAAGGCGGGCTTCCACCAGGCATACTGCCCGGCCGGAGTGCTCGGCAGGGTCTCCGCCTGCTCGTCGTTCCTCAACTACGGGACCCTGCCGCTGGGCGCGCTGCTCGCCGGCGGGCTGGGCACCTGGCTCGGGGTGCGCCCGACGCTGGGTCTGATGACCGCGGGCATCCCGCTGACCGCGCTGATCCTGCTGTGCTCGCCCATCCGCACCCGCCGCGACCTGCCGACACGAGGGGAGGCGGCGGGCCCGGCCGAGTGCTCCTTGTGA